One window of Brachybacterium ginsengisoli genomic DNA carries:
- a CDS encoding helix-turn-helix domain-containing protein: MTAAAEGGAFAAELRAAIVQSGLTLTSISQRLRARHRPVSVATLSNWQSGRSLPSGEKSLGVIAALEELLGRSPESLAELVGGPRLRGRAVRTADHLGHLSSKEVFHDALEELGFLLAQQYAHERVVHQLAVIDTARERQSFDFRLIVRALESGVCRLPAVYVLEESEPNVAPIFTALDGCSIGRRVNRPERRVYGVEFVIDGTLDAGQVASLAYRVELGARATDVTAVLYSLPRRSNDVLLEVEFRGDRRPVDCHRYQRTESGESITDVRLDHRGRLQVSEARFGPGTLGLRWDWEDGQDDGDEGDDDRCAADGSPSGER; this comes from the coding sequence ATGACGGCTGCTGCTGAGGGTGGGGCGTTCGCGGCGGAGCTGCGGGCGGCGATCGTGCAGAGCGGCCTGACACTGACCTCGATCTCCCAGCGGCTGCGGGCCCGGCACCGTCCGGTCAGCGTCGCCACGCTGAGCAACTGGCAGTCCGGCAGGAGCCTTCCCAGCGGCGAGAAGTCCCTGGGGGTGATCGCGGCGCTGGAGGAGCTGCTGGGGAGATCACCCGAGTCGCTCGCCGAGCTGGTCGGCGGGCCCCGCCTGCGGGGCCGCGCGGTGCGGACCGCGGATCACCTCGGCCATCTCTCCAGCAAGGAGGTGTTCCATGACGCGCTCGAGGAGCTGGGGTTCCTCTTGGCCCAGCAGTACGCCCACGAGCGGGTGGTCCATCAGCTCGCCGTCATCGACACGGCCCGGGAGCGCCAGAGCTTCGACTTCCGGCTGATCGTGCGGGCCCTCGAATCGGGGGTGTGCCGCCTGCCGGCCGTGTACGTCCTGGAGGAGTCGGAGCCGAACGTCGCACCGATCTTCACGGCGCTCGACGGGTGCTCGATCGGGCGGCGGGTGAATCGGCCGGAGCGCCGCGTCTACGGCGTCGAGTTCGTGATCGACGGGACGCTCGACGCCGGCCAGGTCGCCTCGCTCGCCTACCGGGTCGAGCTGGGGGCCCGGGCGACCGATGTGACCGCCGTGCTCTACAGCCTGCCGCGGCGATCCAACGACGTGCTCCTCGAGGTGGAGTTCCGCGGTGACCGTCGGCCGGTGGACTGCCATCGCTACCAGCGCACGGAGTCCGGGGAGTCGATCACGGACGTCCGCCTGGATCATCGGGGCCGGCTGCAGGTCAGCGAGGCGCGCTTCGGGCCGGGGACCCTCGGGCTGCGCTGGGACTGGGAGGACGGGCAGGACGACGGAGACGAGGGAGACGACGACAGGTGCGCTGCGGACGGGAGCCCTTCCGGAGAACGTTGA
- a CDS encoding prolyl oligopeptidase family serine peptidase, with the protein MTQHITASPRVPSSRAAQRSPLLPPAPVPRPLDRTLFGDTVHVPYRWLRDYRSSEVTAHFAAENAYTDARTAHLAPLISDLQAAADAPVSPVGLTAPVLLDGWWYIDRCDPVGGSTLSRVRDHEHLHGPAGVPVIEQGHLLEGEQILVEDCRTMIGFAVSPDSRLLARAEAALGGCRLIVTEAATGEVLDSAVEGAGPDLVFSADSQHLLHTRLDDLGRRHEVRSHRLGTTAREDALLLEEPDHWAQLELTRSRDGSALLIRSDSPRGGEVWLTDLAATAGPPRSLTGRVTGTTPPLLEHAGDRLLVIHEDRGTRRSVLSETSLETTGALTDLQTLLTAREGEHFESVEAFAGVIALQLRDQGVPAVRLIPRREDGSLDAGAVQVAGPGGELDAVRLEPAPAWGSRRIRCRLDGFLTPGTLVEHDLETGESIELLREEHPGFDPERYVAHRLWATSPDGTLVPISLLAPRDLPRDGSAPAVLFGNGAFGTTTDPRLRPEFRTFADRGVVVAIAHVRGGGEMGPQWHRQGRGAHKQNSFADLVACADLLVETGWVSPDRIGLIGHGAGGLLAAGASNLAPDRFRALLTVMPLADPLEALLDPDVMLTLEEWAEWGDPAEDEATYRDLRGYTPTENIRAEQYPAVYAWTAHEGTEVPPGCAATWIATLRDTVTSSPEERPILLRTMPTPGTGGDPRREGVAWLLDQLGATTLGA; encoded by the coding sequence ATGACTCAGCACATCACCGCCTCCCCGAGGGTGCCTTCCTCCCGGGCCGCACAGCGATCGCCGCTGCTCCCGCCCGCCCCCGTGCCCCGCCCCCTGGATCGGACGCTGTTCGGTGACACCGTCCACGTCCCCTATCGCTGGCTGCGTGACTACCGTTCCAGCGAGGTCACCGCGCACTTCGCCGCCGAGAACGCCTACACCGACGCGCGGACCGCGCATCTGGCGCCCCTGATCTCCGACCTCCAGGCGGCCGCCGACGCCCCCGTCTCCCCCGTCGGCCTGACCGCCCCTGTGCTCCTCGACGGCTGGTGGTACATCGATCGCTGCGACCCCGTCGGTGGCTCCACCCTCTCGCGCGTGCGCGACCACGAACACCTGCACGGTCCGGCCGGCGTGCCCGTGATCGAGCAGGGGCACCTCCTGGAGGGCGAGCAGATCCTGGTCGAGGACTGCCGGACGATGATCGGATTCGCCGTCTCCCCGGACAGCCGCCTGCTCGCCCGCGCCGAGGCGGCCCTCGGCGGATGCCGGCTGATCGTGACCGAGGCCGCGACCGGCGAGGTCCTCGACAGCGCCGTCGAGGGCGCCGGCCCGGATCTCGTCTTCTCCGCCGACTCCCAGCACCTGCTCCACACCCGTCTGGACGACCTGGGGCGTCGCCACGAGGTACGCAGCCACCGTCTGGGCACCACGGCCCGCGAGGACGCCCTCCTGCTCGAGGAGCCGGACCACTGGGCGCAGCTCGAGCTCACCCGTTCACGGGACGGCTCCGCGCTGCTGATCCGCTCCGACTCGCCCCGGGGCGGCGAGGTCTGGCTGACCGACCTCGCCGCGACGGCCGGCCCGCCGCGATCGCTCACCGGTCGCGTCACCGGCACCACGCCGCCGCTCCTCGAGCATGCCGGGGATCGGCTGCTGGTGATCCACGAGGACCGCGGGACCCGCCGGAGCGTGCTCAGCGAGACGAGCCTCGAGACCACCGGCGCCCTGACGGACCTGCAGACGCTGCTCACCGCCCGGGAGGGCGAGCACTTCGAGTCCGTCGAGGCGTTCGCCGGGGTCATCGCTCTCCAGCTGCGTGATCAGGGCGTCCCCGCGGTGCGCCTGATCCCCCGCCGTGAGGACGGCTCCCTCGACGCCGGTGCCGTGCAGGTCGCGGGGCCGGGCGGGGAGCTGGATGCCGTGCGCCTCGAGCCCGCACCCGCCTGGGGGAGCCGACGGATCCGCTGCCGACTGGACGGCTTCCTCACCCCGGGAACGCTGGTCGAGCACGACCTGGAGACCGGCGAGAGCATCGAGCTGCTGCGCGAGGAGCACCCCGGGTTCGATCCCGAGCGATACGTGGCGCACCGGCTCTGGGCGACCTCGCCGGACGGCACCCTCGTGCCGATCTCGCTGCTCGCTCCGAGGGACCTGCCCCGCGATGGCAGCGCTCCCGCGGTGCTCTTCGGCAACGGCGCGTTCGGCACCACCACCGATCCGCGGCTGCGCCCCGAGTTCCGGACCTTCGCCGACCGCGGCGTCGTGGTGGCCATCGCCCATGTGCGCGGCGGCGGCGAGATGGGCCCGCAGTGGCACCGACAGGGGCGCGGCGCGCACAAGCAGAACTCCTTCGCCGATCTCGTCGCCTGCGCCGACCTCCTGGTGGAGACCGGCTGGGTCTCGCCGGATCGGATCGGACTCATCGGCCACGGCGCCGGCGGCCTGCTCGCGGCGGGCGCGTCGAACCTCGCCCCGGACCGCTTCCGTGCCCTCCTGACCGTGATGCCCCTGGCGGATCCGCTCGAGGCGCTGCTCGATCCGGACGTGATGCTCACGCTCGAGGAGTGGGCCGAGTGGGGCGACCCCGCCGAGGACGAGGCGACCTACCGCGACCTGCGCGGGTACACCCCCACGGAGAACATCCGCGCGGAGCAGTACCCGGCGGTCTACGCCTGGACGGCGCACGAGGGGACCGAGGTCCCACCGGGGTGCGCCGCGACCTGGATCGCGACCCTGCGTGACACGGTCACCTCGAGCCCCGAGGAGCGACCGATCCTGCTGCGCACCATGCCCACGCCGGGCACCGGAGGCGACCCGCGGAGGGAGGGCGTGGCCTGGCTCCTGGACCAGCTGGGCGCGACTACCCTCGGAGCATGA
- a CDS encoding S9 family peptidase, whose amino-acid sequence MTAELPAAPTPEHRPTERIFHGDTVVDPFEWMRDKTDPEVIAHLEAENAYADARTAHLDGLRAALVEEFVGHTQETDLSVPVRRGDWWYITRTTAGDDYPKFTRVADAGALPQVEPGVMLEGEQVLLDAQAEAAGAEFYSLGGLAPSPDHTLFASAVDTAGDERFTLRVTDIASGEVIDEAVTGTGYGLAFSADQEWLFYARVDDAWRQHQIWRHRIGSTASEDVLVIEEPDERFMIGFDRSRDGSTLVIQAGSTSTTEAWTLDLTDPTSAPVPAGGRRDGVDYALEHAGDRLLVVHNDGHQGFALAQAPLDAPHQWEELLVAADGERLLAVEAFAGFVALELRSGGLASVRLIPRAADGSLLVAEAADLTHGGELDTVELDTNPNWDQTTVRYQLTSMLTPPTVAEREVATGESSVLRVTPVPNYDPSLYVERREWATAEDGTAIPLSVVARRDVAADGTAPGYLYGYGSYEVSIDPSFVPTRLSLLDRGVVIAIAHVRGGGEMGRDWYEHGKLLEKKNSFSDFVAAAAHLTDSGLVAAGRLGAEGRSAGGLLMGGIANLAPERFRAVIAGVPFVDALTTILDPSLPLTVGEWEEWGDPLHDAEVYAYMKEYTPYENITAVEYPAIFASTSLNDTRVFFVEPAKWVARLRETVTSDQAERPILFRCEMVAGHGGRSGRYRKWEQRADELAWLLDQLGASERV is encoded by the coding sequence ATGACCGCCGAGCTCCCTGCCGCCCCGACCCCCGAGCACCGTCCCACCGAGCGGATCTTCCACGGCGACACCGTGGTGGACCCCTTCGAGTGGATGCGGGACAAGACCGATCCCGAGGTGATCGCCCACCTCGAGGCGGAGAACGCCTACGCCGACGCGCGCACCGCCCACCTCGACGGGCTCCGCGCCGCGCTGGTGGAGGAGTTCGTGGGCCACACGCAGGAGACCGACCTGTCGGTGCCCGTGCGCCGCGGCGACTGGTGGTACATCACCCGCACCACCGCCGGGGACGACTACCCGAAGTTCACCCGCGTCGCCGACGCCGGCGCCCTCCCGCAGGTCGAGCCGGGCGTGATGCTCGAGGGCGAGCAGGTGCTGCTCGACGCCCAGGCCGAGGCCGCCGGCGCCGAGTTCTACTCGCTCGGCGGGCTCGCCCCCTCCCCCGACCACACCCTGTTCGCCTCCGCGGTCGACACCGCGGGCGACGAGCGCTTCACCCTCCGCGTCACCGACATCGCCTCCGGCGAGGTCATCGACGAGGCCGTGACCGGCACCGGCTACGGCCTCGCGTTCTCCGCCGACCAGGAGTGGCTGTTCTACGCCCGGGTCGACGACGCCTGGCGCCAGCACCAGATCTGGCGCCACCGCATCGGGAGCACGGCGAGCGAGGACGTGCTGGTCATCGAGGAGCCCGACGAGCGCTTCATGATCGGGTTCGACCGCTCGCGCGACGGCTCGACACTGGTGATCCAGGCCGGCTCCACCTCCACCACCGAGGCCTGGACGCTGGATCTGACGGACCCGACGTCGGCCCCCGTGCCCGCCGGCGGCCGACGCGACGGCGTGGACTACGCCCTCGAGCACGCCGGGGACCGCCTGCTGGTGGTCCACAACGACGGCCACCAGGGCTTCGCGCTCGCCCAGGCCCCGCTCGACGCCCCCCACCAGTGGGAGGAGCTGCTGGTCGCGGCCGACGGCGAGCGCCTGCTCGCGGTCGAGGCCTTCGCCGGCTTCGTCGCCCTTGAGCTGCGCAGCGGCGGACTCGCCTCGGTGCGGCTGATCCCGCGTGCGGCCGACGGGTCCCTGCTGGTCGCCGAGGCCGCCGACCTCACCCACGGCGGCGAGCTGGACACCGTCGAGCTCGACACCAACCCCAACTGGGACCAGACCACGGTGCGCTACCAGCTCACCAGCATGCTCACCCCGCCCACCGTCGCCGAGCGCGAGGTCGCCACCGGCGAGAGCAGCGTCCTGCGCGTCACGCCGGTGCCGAACTACGACCCGTCGCTGTACGTCGAGCGGCGCGAGTGGGCCACCGCGGAGGACGGCACCGCGATCCCGCTGAGCGTCGTGGCACGCCGCGACGTCGCCGCCGACGGCACCGCGCCCGGCTACCTCTACGGCTACGGCTCCTACGAGGTCTCCATCGACCCGTCGTTCGTGCCCACCCGGCTGTCCCTGCTGGATCGCGGCGTGGTCATCGCGATCGCGCACGTGCGCGGCGGCGGCGAGATGGGCCGCGACTGGTACGAGCACGGGAAGCTGCTCGAGAAGAAGAACTCCTTCAGCGACTTCGTGGCCGCGGCCGCGCACCTCACCGACTCCGGCCTGGTCGCCGCAGGCCGGCTCGGGGCGGAGGGGCGCAGCGCGGGCGGTCTGCTCATGGGCGGCATCGCGAACCTCGCCCCCGAGCGGTTCCGGGCCGTCATCGCAGGAGTGCCGTTCGTCGATGCGCTCACCACGATCCTGGACCCCAGCCTGCCGCTGACCGTGGGCGAGTGGGAGGAATGGGGCGACCCGCTGCACGATGCGGAGGTGTACGCGTACATGAAGGAGTACACGCCGTACGAGAACATCACCGCGGTCGAGTACCCGGCGATCTTCGCCTCCACCTCCCTGAACGACACCCGCGTGTTCTTCGTCGAGCCCGCCAAGTGGGTCGCGCGCCTGCGCGAGACGGTCACCTCGGACCAGGCGGAGCGGCCCATCCTGTTCCGCTGCGAGATGGTCGCCGGGCACGGCGGGCGCTCGGGCCGCTACCGCAAGTGGGAGCAGCGCGCCGACGAGCTGGCCTGGCTGCTCGACCAGCTGGGAGCCTCCGAGCGGGTCTGA
- a CDS encoding SDR family NAD(P)-dependent oxidoreductase, whose translation MTAIDSGSGPSGVRPLAGRRALITGASRGIGADIARAYAAAGADLVLTARDADPLQQAARRLADEHGVRTAVLAADLGEADVADRLWDEASTLLEGPGPLDVLVNNAGISHPETVDRLDTAHFDQTLRVNLRAPALLAARAGAAMAEHGGGAIVTIASAAALRPLAEHYAYSTAKAGLVMATRTLALELGPRGVRANSICPTVVLTDMGQTVWGDQPEKAAPMLARIPQSRFAQPREVSDVAVWLASDAASMVNGAEIPVDGGYLIS comes from the coding sequence ATGACAGCGATCGATTCAGGTTCCGGCCCCTCCGGCGTCCGCCCCCTCGCCGGGCGGCGCGCCCTGATCACGGGCGCGAGCCGGGGGATCGGGGCGGACATCGCCCGGGCGTACGCCGCCGCCGGCGCCGATCTGGTGCTGACCGCCCGTGACGCCGATCCGCTCCAGCAGGCGGCCCGTCGGCTCGCCGACGAGCACGGCGTGCGCACCGCCGTGCTGGCGGCGGACCTCGGGGAGGCCGACGTCGCCGACCGGCTCTGGGACGAGGCGAGCACCCTGCTCGAGGGCCCGGGCCCGCTCGACGTGCTGGTCAACAACGCCGGCATCTCCCATCCGGAGACGGTGGACCGCCTGGACACGGCACACTTCGATCAGACCCTGCGGGTGAACCTCCGCGCACCTGCGCTGCTCGCCGCCCGGGCCGGGGCGGCCATGGCCGAGCACGGCGGCGGGGCCATCGTCACCATCGCCTCCGCCGCGGCGCTGCGGCCTCTGGCCGAGCACTATGCCTACAGCACCGCGAAGGCCGGTCTGGTCATGGCCACCCGCACCCTTGCGCTCGAGCTCGGGCCCCGTGGAGTGCGCGCCAACTCGATCTGCCCGACCGTGGTGCTCACGGACATGGGGCAGACCGTCTGGGGCGACCAGCCCGAGAAGGCCGCCCCGATGCTCGCGCGCATCCCGCAGTCCCGGTTCGCCCAGCCCCGCGAGGTCTCCGACGTCGCCGTGTGGCTCGCCTCCGACGCCGCCTCGATGGTCAACGGCGCGGAGATCCCCGTCGACGGCGGCTACCTGATCAGCTGA
- a CDS encoding MetQ/NlpA family ABC transporter substrate-binding protein — protein sequence MTTFPRRTLLTLSGAGLGALALAACGAGGPEGPTEEGGVTEIAVGASPKPHAEILQYIQDELAADAGLTLTITPYTDYQIPNQALNDGDLDANFYQTPNFLESQTEEKGYEFHGFEGVHIEPMGLYSETIKSLDELKDGDEIAISSDPANRGRGLSLLADNDVITLAEGVESVDATTADIQDNPKNLTFTEIEAAQIPRTLSDFAAGVVNGNYALEAGLKPSEEAIVLEAGEGSPYSNMLVCRAADKDNAGIVKLDELLHSAEVKKFIETTYTDGSVIPAF from the coding sequence ATGACTACATTCCCCCGCCGCACCCTGCTGACCCTCTCCGGCGCCGGCCTCGGCGCGCTCGCCCTCGCCGCCTGCGGCGCCGGCGGCCCCGAGGGCCCCACGGAGGAGGGCGGCGTCACCGAGATCGCCGTGGGCGCCTCGCCCAAGCCCCACGCCGAGATCCTCCAGTACATCCAGGACGAGCTCGCCGCGGACGCCGGCCTCACGCTGACCATCACGCCCTACACCGACTACCAGATCCCGAACCAGGCGCTGAACGACGGCGACCTCGACGCGAACTTCTACCAGACCCCCAACTTCCTGGAGTCCCAGACCGAGGAGAAGGGCTACGAGTTCCACGGCTTCGAGGGTGTGCACATCGAGCCGATGGGCCTGTACTCGGAGACCATCAAGAGCCTCGACGAGCTGAAGGACGGCGACGAGATCGCGATCTCGAGCGACCCCGCCAACCGCGGCCGCGGCCTGAGCCTGCTGGCCGACAACGACGTGATCACCCTCGCCGAGGGCGTGGAGTCCGTCGACGCGACCACCGCCGACATCCAGGACAACCCCAAGAACCTGACGTTCACCGAGATCGAGGCCGCGCAGATCCCGCGCACCCTCTCGGACTTCGCCGCCGGCGTGGTCAACGGAAACTACGCCCTCGAGGCCGGCCTGAAGCCGTCCGAGGAGGCCATCGTGCTGGAGGCGGGCGAGGGCAGCCCCTACTCGAACATGCTCGTGTGCCGCGCGGCGGACAAGGACAACGCCGGCATCGTCAAGCTCGACGAGCTGCTGCACAGCGCCGAGGTCAAGAAGTTCATCGAGACCACCTACACCGACGGCTCGGTCATCCCGGCGTTCTGA
- a CDS encoding methionine ABC transporter permease — MEWLQNPVFTTWDSNTSLWSNALITLYMTAGTMLFATLIGLPLGILLFETEKSHGSLARWVNRVVGFVVNVGRSFPFIILIIALIPVTRFVVGRVTGPNAAMFALTVSAIPFLARLIEINLREIAAGKIEATQMMGATRWQVIRQVLLPEALPGIIGSLTTTTIAVVGYTAMAGVVGGKGLGDLATRMGYQSYDNVVMVATVLLLVALVIAIQALGTWLARVVDHRAR; from the coding sequence ATGGAGTGGCTCCAGAACCCGGTCTTCACGACCTGGGACTCCAACACCAGCCTGTGGTCCAACGCGCTGATCACGCTGTACATGACCGCCGGCACGATGCTGTTCGCGACCCTGATCGGGCTGCCGCTGGGCATCCTGCTGTTCGAGACGGAGAAGTCCCACGGCTCGCTCGCCCGCTGGGTGAACCGCGTGGTGGGCTTCGTGGTGAACGTGGGCAGGTCCTTCCCGTTCATCATCCTCATCATCGCGCTGATCCCCGTGACCCGCTTCGTGGTGGGCCGCGTGACCGGGCCGAACGCCGCGATGTTCGCGTTGACGGTCTCCGCGATCCCGTTCCTCGCCCGTCTGATCGAGATCAACCTGCGCGAGATCGCCGCGGGCAAGATCGAGGCGACCCAGATGATGGGCGCCACCCGCTGGCAGGTCATCCGCCAGGTGCTCCTGCCCGAGGCGCTGCCCGGCATCATCGGCTCGCTGACCACCACCACCATCGCCGTCGTCGGCTACACCGCCATGGCCGGTGTGGTGGGCGGCAAGGGCCTCGGCGACCTCGCCACCCGCATGGGCTACCAGAGCTACGACAACGTGGTGATGGTGGCGACCGTGCTGCTGCTGGTCGCCCTGGTCATCGCCATCCAGGCCCTCGGCACCTGGCTCGCCCGGGTCGTCGACCACCGTGCCCGCTGA
- a CDS encoding methionine ABC transporter ATP-binding protein — protein sequence MITLDSLTKVFPAPGGGDPVVALGGIDLHLDAGRIHGIVGRSGAGKSTLIRCLTGLEKPTSGRVEVGGTDIAALDGSALRAARRNIGMVFQHANLLDSRTAAQNIAHPLEIAGVPRAERERRVAELVELVGLTGREHNHPAQLSGGQIQRVGIARGLAAEPKVLLCDEPTSALDGGTTRQILGLLKDLRERLGITIVIITHEMGVVREVCDTVTLLEDGRISQTGDLLDVAGDPHGPLSGELIPLPPAPTGIDAVLVNCDYGQTGRFRTTEDLIRLAEAHGAHASIVAGIIETINGRQVGRVQLALRNHDDKPISPEGLAAFLTELDAEGVVAKEVTA from the coding sequence GTGATCACTCTCGACAGCCTCACGAAGGTCTTCCCCGCACCTGGCGGCGGAGACCCCGTCGTCGCGCTCGGCGGGATCGACCTCCACCTCGACGCCGGGCGCATCCACGGGATCGTCGGCCGCTCCGGCGCCGGGAAGTCCACCCTCATCCGCTGCCTGACCGGGCTCGAGAAGCCCACGTCCGGGCGCGTCGAGGTGGGCGGCACCGACATCGCCGCCCTCGACGGCTCCGCGCTGCGCGCCGCCCGCCGCAACATCGGCATGGTGTTCCAGCACGCGAACCTGCTGGACTCCCGCACCGCCGCCCAGAACATCGCCCATCCGCTCGAGATCGCCGGGGTTCCCCGTGCCGAGCGCGAGCGCCGCGTCGCCGAGCTGGTGGAGCTCGTGGGCCTCACCGGCCGCGAGCACAACCACCCCGCGCAGCTCTCCGGCGGCCAGATCCAGCGCGTCGGCATCGCCCGCGGCCTCGCCGCCGAGCCCAAGGTGCTGCTGTGCGACGAGCCCACCAGCGCGCTCGACGGCGGCACCACCCGGCAGATCCTCGGCCTGCTCAAGGACCTGCGCGAGCGGCTCGGCATCACGATCGTGATCATCACCCACGAGATGGGCGTGGTGCGCGAGGTGTGCGACACCGTGACCCTGCTGGAGGACGGGCGGATCTCCCAGACCGGCGACCTGCTCGACGTGGCCGGCGACCCCCACGGCCCGCTCTCCGGCGAGCTGATCCCGCTGCCGCCGGCACCGACCGGCATCGACGCGGTGCTCGTGAACTGCGACTACGGCCAGACCGGTCGCTTCCGCACCACCGAGGACCTGATCCGGCTGGCGGAGGCGCACGGCGCCCACGCCAGCATCGTCGCCGGGATCATCGAGACCATCAACGGGCGTCAGGTGGGCCGCGTGCAGCTCGCGCTGCGCAACCACGATGACAAGCCCATCAGCCCCGAGGGCCTGGCCGCCTTCCTGACCGAGCTCGATGCCGAGGGCGTCGTCGCGAAGGAGGTGACCGCCTGA
- a CDS encoding sensor histidine kinase codes for METSPGRQWSVFYAYTAWSIVIVLAMFPLGAALALGVRVPGLVDVAPVASSVLLAQIVLSAWSGHRSLRAWSRAELSAVRDRWGMPQVGRLPSDLALVVAAAPSLLIVVLHLLDLAAEPLVIISLVLLAVTVLMRWRWEIGAVGTAVCVLALLLAGRPVPEVVALGALVIALVLTVRLSLWLAAMVRELDDARQAQAQLAVAEERLRFARDLHDVTGRDLSVIAVKAELVAQLAEREDARAVEHSREVAQIARGSLSEIRGLVRGYREADLATELRGTASLLRSAQVEVTIDGAAEDVPARHRGTAAWVLREAGTNILRHADPSAVRITLGADGIALVNDGAPGPAEVPEGSGLTGMRERLARGSSLGVRREGGTFTLDLRFDPSGEPR; via the coding sequence GTGGAGACCAGCCCAGGTCGTCAGTGGAGCGTGTTCTACGCCTACACGGCGTGGTCGATCGTGATCGTGCTGGCCATGTTCCCCCTGGGCGCGGCGCTGGCCCTGGGCGTCCGGGTCCCGGGGCTGGTGGATGTCGCCCCCGTGGCCTCCTCCGTTCTCCTCGCGCAGATCGTGCTCAGCGCCTGGTCCGGCCACCGCTCCCTCCGGGCCTGGTCGCGGGCTGAGCTGTCCGCCGTGCGGGACCGCTGGGGCATGCCCCAGGTGGGCCGCCTCCCCTCGGACCTGGCGCTCGTCGTGGCCGCGGCGCCCTCGCTCCTGATCGTGGTCCTGCACCTGCTGGATCTCGCCGCGGAGCCCCTGGTCATCATCTCCCTGGTCCTGCTCGCCGTGACGGTGCTGATGCGGTGGCGCTGGGAGATCGGAGCCGTCGGCACCGCGGTGTGCGTGCTCGCGCTGCTGCTGGCGGGGCGTCCCGTCCCCGAGGTGGTGGCCCTCGGCGCGCTGGTGATCGCGTTGGTGCTCACCGTGCGCCTGTCGCTGTGGCTGGCCGCGATGGTGCGCGAGCTGGACGACGCCCGGCAGGCGCAGGCCCAGCTCGCCGTCGCCGAGGAGCGCCTGCGCTTCGCCCGGGACCTGCACGACGTCACCGGGCGGGACCTCTCCGTCATCGCCGTGAAGGCGGAGCTCGTCGCGCAGCTCGCCGAGCGCGAGGACGCCCGCGCGGTCGAGCACAGCCGCGAGGTCGCCCAGATCGCCCGCGGCTCCCTCTCCGAGATCCGCGGTCTGGTGCGCGGCTATCGCGAGGCCGATCTCGCCACCGAGCTGCGCGGCACCGCCTCCCTGCTGCGCTCCGCGCAGGTCGAGGTCACGATCGACGGCGCGGCGGAGGACGTCCCGGCCCGCCACCGCGGCACCGCCGCCTGGGTGCTGCGGGAGGCCGGCACCAACATCCTGCGCCACGCCGACCCGTCGGCCGTGCGCATCACCCTCGGGGCCGACGGGATCGCCCTCGTCAACGACGGCGCCCCCGGCCCGGCCGAGGTGCCCGAGGGCAGCGGCCTGACCGGGATGCGCGAGCGCCTCGCCCGCGGCTCCTCGCTGGGCGTCCGCCGCGAGGGCGGCACCTTCACCCTCGACCTCCGCTTCGATCCCTCTGGAGAGCCCCGATGA
- a CDS encoding response regulator transcription factor, translated as MTDSPAPLRVILVDDENLIRSALATMLSLEEDLQVVGEAASVVAGASLAATERPDVAVLDLQLPDGDGLELADRIAQASPTTRCLILTSHARPGYLKRALAQGVLGFLPKTTSADQLARAVRSVHGGRRVIDPELAAETISSGDSPLTPREADVLEYAADGATVDRIASRAHLAEGTVRNYLSSAQAKLQAANRHEAVAIARRQGWI; from the coding sequence ATGACCGACTCCCCCGCCCCGCTGCGCGTGATCCTCGTGGACGACGAGAACCTGATCCGCTCCGCGCTCGCGACCATGCTCTCCCTCGAGGAGGACCTCCAGGTGGTGGGCGAGGCCGCGTCCGTGGTCGCCGGTGCGAGCCTCGCCGCGACCGAGCGGCCGGACGTCGCGGTGCTGGACCTGCAGCTGCCCGACGGCGACGGCCTCGAGCTCGCCGACCGGATCGCGCAGGCCTCCCCCACCACGCGCTGCCTGATCCTCACCTCCCATGCGAGGCCCGGCTACCTCAAGCGCGCGCTGGCCCAGGGGGTGCTGGGCTTCCTGCCCAAGACGACCTCCGCCGATCAGCTGGCCCGCGCGGTGCGCTCGGTCCACGGCGGCAGGCGCGTCATCGACCCCGAGCTCGCCGCCGAGACGATCTCCTCCGGCGACTCCCCGCTCACCCCGCGCGAGGCGGACGTGCTGGAGTACGCGGCCGACGGCGCGACCGTGGACCGGATCGCGAGCCGCGCCCACCTCGCCGAGGGCACCGTGCGCAACTACCTCTCGAGCGCCCAGGCGAAGCTGCAGGCCGCGAACCGGCACGAGGCGGTCGCGATCGCGCGCCGCCAGGGCTGGATCTGA